DNA from Pirellulaceae bacterium:
AACTGTCGCCGGTGACAGGCCCAGACGAGATATTGCATGTCATTCGTGCCAATGCTCAGGTGCGAGTCGAGCCGCAGTTGGTTCAGTATATTAATCGCTTGGTGCGCCAGACGCGGTCGTGGCCCAGTTTCTTTCTAGGAGCTTCGCCGCGTGCTGGTTTAGCGCTGGTTCAGGGCGCGCGAACATTAGCCGCCTTCCGCGGTCGCGATTATGCGATTCCCGACGATGTTGTCGATATCGCGCTGCCTGCCCTGCGGCACCGAGTCATTCTGAATGCCGAGGCTGAAGTCGAAGGACTGCGCGTGGACGGGGAGTTGCGGCAATTGCTCAAGAGCGTGGAAGTGCCCAAAGGCAACAGTTTTTCCAGCGACGTTGCCATAGCCATTGGCGCGGCACCTGATATGGCGCATTCAACTACAGGTGGGCAACCTAATTTGGATTTGACTGGCCAGGCTGCCGCTGGTTCTGAACCACCGCTTCCCGGGTAGTCGATTGGAAGTCATGCAATTGCTGCCAGCTCTACTTGCAGATTTCTCTTTGTTGGACTGGGGAATGACTCCCTGGACGGCGCTGCTCGTCTGCGTTGCGCCCTTGTTAATTCTGGTCATCGCGCAGCACACTTATCCGACCGGGCGGTCGGTTGCTGCCGCCAGTACGCCACTGCTGTTGTCGCTGCTGGTTCCCTGGTCCTGGTCGCCCAGCTGGTGGTGGATGGTCGTGCTGCTGAGTGGTTTACTGTTGGCGCTGGTGGCGGTGATTGACCTGTTCACTTTGCCTGTACCGTCCGGGTTGCACGCCACGCGATCGATGCAGCGCGTCGCCTCGCTGGGCGAACAGCATCGTGTCGACATCGACATCGACAATCGAGGGCACCGCGCCGTCGATTTACTGATTCGCGATGATACGACTAGTGACGGATTGGATTTGTCGCCAGAGCACCATCGCCTGCACCTTGAACCCAATTCGCGCGGCAGCGTACAGTTCCGATTGGTGCCGCATCGGCGCGGGCAATTCCGGCTGGAGCATGTCTACTTGCGATCATTCAGTCGGGCCGGCTTCTGGCAACGGCAGCACACGTTGAGTTGCCAGAATGATTTGCATGTCTATCCCGACATCAAACAGATCGCGGAGTACTCGCTGCTGGCGCGTACCAACCGGCTGAGTCAGATTGGTGTGCGCAGGACTCGTAAGGTTGGTCAAGATAACGAATTCGAACGACTGCGTGACTATCAACTTGACGATAACTATCGCCATATCGACTGGCGAAGCACCGCACGGCGGCAAAAGTTGACGGTCCGACAATTTCAGACGGACCAGAGCCAGCGGATCATATTCCTGCTGGATTGCGGACGCATGATGACCAACCAATACCAAGGACTTAGTCTGTTAGATTACGCGCTCAACAGCGTCCTGATGCTCAGCCATGTGGCGCTCATGCAAGGCGACTCGGTGGGTATGTTGTGTTTTTCCGATCGCATTCATACCTATGTACCGCCCGCAGGTGGTCGCCGGCAGATCAATCGCATTGTTCATGCTGGATTCAATCAATTCCCCGGCCTGGTCCAATCGCGATATGATTCAGCGTTCTTGTATCTGTCGGGACATTGTCGCCGACGCTCCTTGGTGGTGTTGGTGACCCACGTCATCGACCAAGTCAACTCCGACCAGATTCACAACTATTTGAAGCACTTGGTCGGCAGCCATCTTCCGCTGCTGGTATTGTTGCGCGATCATGGCCTGTTTCAAGCGGCCGATAATCCGAGTCCTGACCCCAATGTCATGTATCGTAGTGCAGCAGCCGGACAACTGTTGTTGTGGCGGCATCAGGTATTGCAGCGACTGAAGGCCACGGGGACTTTGGCACTGGACGTCTTTCCGGAAGAGATGACGGCTCGTATGATCAATCAGTACCTGGAAATTAAAGCTCGCCACTTGTTGTAATGCCTATGAGCGACAGGACGATCGAACTGCCCGTCACGGGAATGACCTGTGTCAATTGTGCTCGCTCGATTGAAGCCGCGCTGGGCAAGCTGACGGCGGTGCGCCAGGCGACCGTCAATTTCCCGGCTAGCACTGTGCAGATAACGTTTGACCAGCATGCGGCTACCGTCGCACAGCTAGAAAAGGCCATTACCGATTCCGGCTTTCAGGTCGTTCACCAGTCTCATTCGCAGTCGCTGGCAGATGCGCGCCGCGCGGCCAGTCATCATGTGCAGCAGCGTCAGTGGTACCGTTTTTGGCTTGGGCTGACGCTGACGGTTCCCGTTTTCATGATCAGCATGGGACGCGATTTTGGGCTGTTAGGGCATTGGGCGCACGCCGCCTGGGTCAATTGGCTGCTGGGGGCGCTGGCCACCCCCGTCCAGTTCGTCGTCGGAGCCGAGTACTACGCCAACGCCTGGCAGTCTCTCAAGAATCGCTTTGCCAGCATGGATGTGCTGGTGTCAATCGGTGCCTCAGCGGCCTATTTTTTCAGCGCGGCCGTCCTGGTGGTGGACACCTTCGGATGGGGCAAACTAGGCGATCACGTGTACTTCGAGACATCCGCAACCATCATTACGCTGATTCTGTTAGGGCGGATTGTCGAGAGCGGTGCTCAGCGACGTACCGGGGCGGCGATTGAAAAGCTGGTTCAACTGCAAGCCGATTCGGCTGATGTGTTGCGG
Protein-coding regions in this window:
- a CDS encoding DUF58 domain-containing protein; protein product: MTPWTALLVCVAPLLILVIAQHTYPTGRSVAAASTPLLLSLLVPWSWSPSWWWMVVLLSGLLLALVAVIDLFTLPVPSGLHATRSMQRVASLGEQHRVDIDIDNRGHRAVDLLIRDDTTSDGLDLSPEHHRLHLEPNSRGSVQFRLVPHRRGQFRLEHVYLRSFSRAGFWQRQHTLSCQNDLHVYPDIKQIAEYSLLARTNRLSQIGVRRTRKVGQDNEFERLRDYQLDDNYRHIDWRSTARRQKLTVRQFQTDQSQRIIFLLDCGRMMTNQYQGLSLLDYALNSVLMLSHVALMQGDSVGMLCFSDRIHTYVPPAGGRRQINRIVHAGFNQFPGLVQSRYDSAFLYLSGHCRRRSLVVLVTHVIDQVNSDQIHNYLKHLVGSHLPLLVLLRDHGLFQAADNPSPDPNVMYRSAAAGQLLLWRHQVLQRLKATGTLALDVFPEEMTARMINQYLEIKARHLL